The Primulina huaijiensis isolate GDHJ02 chromosome 18, ASM1229523v2, whole genome shotgun sequence DNA window CCACAATTTTACTagtaattcataaaaaaatatttaatttcatttgcataaatatttattcaattttgcTTTTGGggccatttatttatttaattctgattttgaaaaaaataaaaaattttgcaGGTTAGTGTTCCATGCAACAGCTTATCCTTGGTGGCGACAGTGAGATGTGGCCATTGCTTCACAATACTGTCTGTTAACATGCTGAAAGCCTGTTTTCTCCCTctccatcttttttcttcacttAATCAATTTCAAGAAATGGTGAAATCCTtaaatcttttctttttttttggtaaaattatCATGCGACAATTAATATGTTTGGTAGCAATAACTGAAGGTAGATTAAGGTTGTTATCGGAGTCTCGATTGGTCTCAtcaaatgaaaattattttacatcTTCGGAGACGTACGAAgttcatattttatgataataatattagataaaaattcaaaactctTTCGTTTCCGATCCACGCCTGAAATTCGTGAAATGCTTCGTATTTTGATCTTTAACTGTAACGAACTAGGGACAGCAAAAACAGGAGGTTTTGTCCGGAGAAGCGGATGCTGATACAAAACAACGCGGCCCGAATTCGCTCTTTTTcgaagatgaagatgatgatgatgatgatgatgatgatgatgatgatgatgaatctCTTGAAATCAACCAAATTATCCACAAACGTAAGTACGTAAggatattttctattttcactTTTTCTCAGttcaattatttttcttgatcgGTACTGATCATGCCACCTTGCTGGTAGACCCTTTGGTCGTGAGAGTTGGCTCGCTATCCATTAATGTGTTATGATATTTTCAGCTATTTTAACAGTCTTTCTTCAATTTTTACAGCTCCAGAGAAGAAGCAACGAGCTCCATCTGCCTATAATCACTTCATCAAGTACAATCAAATCTTGatattacacacacacacacacacacacacacacagaNGGGAAGAAATCAAGAGGCTAAAGAACGAGTATCCCAACATGAGTCACAAGCAAGCTTTTAGCACTGCTGCTAAAAATGTAAGTCTATATTTTTCCCAGCaagaaatatttaatattttgagaaatttagagttaaaattttttattttacttaaaaaatattaatatatgtatCTGTAGTGGGCCCATTGTCCTCAAAGTGTAGTTAATGAAGAAGAAGTGGTGGATGGCTTTGGTGCAAAAGACCGAAAGATGACTGTTTACTAAATATGAGGTAATTACGACAGCTTCATGGTTAATTTGCAATAATTACAACAAAATTATGTAATAAATTAACCTGCTGAATggatgttttttatttttgttaagtaAAACGTGTACTTTTTGTGTGTATACAAATGTAGTatcaatttaattattgaaataattattttagttgattttATTTGAACTATTTTTGGAAAAGTCAGACCTAAATATAAGcttataggaaaaaaaaaactacttcATAGctactaaatttaaaaattttatgcagttatataactttttttattcaaaaaatttgtATAGCAATAACTTTGAAATTATTCCATAATTCATCATCTAAATTGAAGTTTGGATATTTATGCAAATTTATATTTAGGGTCCAAAATTAGTTTCCAAGATATTGTTTCTCTTATAATAAAATGTGTGGCATAGATATACTGCCTGCATGTTATTTTCATAGTATTTATTCCACTTTGAAtagcaatcatataattaatgattatatttaatatttcaataaaaatttcaGGCTCATGCTTTTGGCAGTGGATTTCCCCAAAACAAAGGGAATTGACACAATTAATTTATTGGTGTAATTAATTATCTTATTTATCCTCTTCAATTGATCGGCTATGGGAAATGACTTCTGATGAATTTGGTAGCTTTAGAACTGACGAAACTTATTGTAGTTGTTGAATAATTAAATGTTGGTTCcctttataattattattcatataaaaattttgtacgatcaaaaatccaattttaatatatataacaaaatatatctatatatagataaagaaataatttagcaaatatatatatatatatatatatatNAtcatttgaataaatattttatttcttaatagTACAATATTACTAGTCCTCATACGTAACACGAAATAAGAAATATAGCGAAACATATTAATTTTCTAAAGCTATATATCAAAGTTCATAGATTTATATAATAGGAATATTGGAATATTTTACATGAAGGGTAGAAATAATATAGAAGATATATTTATAAAAGCTACTACAAATATATTGTCTTGAATCTTGATGGCAAAATAGCTAGCTAGTGTGTGGTGAGTGACAAACAAAACAAACCCTAGCCAGGGatcattaatataattattaccAGCTATATAAATACTTGAAATGGAGACTTCAGATTTCTCATGATCAATTCTTCTGCTAGTCTATCTCCACTGGTacttcgatcttcttgcaaatCTTGGTGCCCTTTGAACAAACCCATCTGGTAAAAACCCGAATTTGTTGACGAACATAAGGAGCGAGCTAGACAAAGCTATGatgcgatttttttttttttttttgaaatcttgAATTTCGATAGAT harbors:
- the LOC140964053 gene encoding axial regulator YABBY 4 isoform X3, translated to MHIYQPRFIHLFPPHNMSTIDINLLNSQDQICSVQCGVCTTILLVSVPCNSLSLVATVRCGHCFTILSVNMLKACFLPLHLFSSLNQFQEMQKQEVLSGEADADTKQRGPNSLFFEDEDDDDDDDDDDDDDESLEINQIIHKPPEKKQRAPSAYNHFIKXEEIKRLKNEYPNMSHKQAFSTAAKNWAHCPQSVVNEEEVVDGFGAKDRKMTVY
- the LOC140964053 gene encoding axial regulator YABBY 4 isoform X2 produces the protein MHIYQPRFIHLFPPHNMSTIDINLLNSQDQICSVQCGVCTTILLVSVPCNSLSLVATVRCGHCFTILSVNMLKACFLPLHLFSSLNQFQEMGQQKQEVLSGEADADTKQRGPNSLFFEDEDDDDDDDDDDDDDESLEINQIIHKPPEKKQRAPSAYNHFIKEEIKRLKNEYPNMSHKQAFSTAAKNWAHCPQSVVNEEEVVDGFGAKDRKMTVY
- the LOC140964053 gene encoding axial regulator YABBY 4 isoform X1, translated to MHIYQPRFIHLFPPHNMSTIDINLLNSQDQICSVQCGVCTTILLVSVPCNSLSLVATVRCGHCFTILSVNMLKACFLPLHLFSSLNQFQEMGQQKQEVLSGEADADTKQRGPNSLFFEDEDDDDDDDDDDDDDESLEINQIIHKPPEKKQRAPSAYNHFIKXEEIKRLKNEYPNMSHKQAFSTAAKNWAHCPQSVVNEEEVVDGFGAKDRKMTVY